TCCAAGCTTTTCAAATTCTATATAATGCTTTGAATTAATATAAAGCAGATTTTCTTTAGCACTTACATCCTTATCTGTTCTTCCCGCCTGCTGAATTCCTTTAAAAAAATTTATGCCATTTTTTTCGAGTAATTTTCTAAATTCAGATTTTATACTTTTTTCATTCGGATTTTCATCAAAGGAACTGAATTTTCTCCCATCATATGCAATATAAAATATATATCCAAAATATTCAGTATTTTCAAAATTTCTTATTACTTTCTCAATCTCTTCCATTTAATTTTTCTCCTACAAGAATTCAAATACAAAAATTCAAAATTTTTTAAAGTATTATCAATTATATTTACTGTTTATGCCTTTATTTTTTCAATTATTTCATCTACTGTATCAACTTTTATATCTTCAGGAATATTTTCTTCACCTTTTAAAGTCCCAAATCCCCATTTACAGTAAACAATATCCACTCCTGAATTTTTTGCTGTCTGCACATCAACATCCATATCTCCGACATAGAGTATTTCCTCTTTCTTAATACCTGTTTCTTCAGAAATTTTATCAATTCCATAAGAAGAGGGTTTTCTAGGGTGCTCTTTATCAGAAGCACCTATTATATCAACAAATTTCCATTTTGAAAGATTTTTTTCAACTGTATCTAATGCCAGGCCATGATCCTTATTTGTCACAATACCTACCTTTATATTATTTTCTTCCAGAAAATCCAGTAATTTTTCAATTCCTCCATACAGTTTCACATTGTAGTTATAGTATTTCCCATAATGTTTTCTGAGTATTTCTTTCATCACTTCAGGTGTTATAGTATTTTCATCATATTTTTCCATAGCAAAAACTTTATCTGCAATTCCTGCAATTCCATTTCCAATTAATCTGCTGCATTCTGTAAGGGTATATGTTTTTAAATTTAATTCTTCAAATGCAGAGTTTACTGATTTTGCAATAGCTTCCAAAGTATCTGTCAATGTCCCGTCCAAATCAAATAAAACTAATTTATATTTCATTTTTCCACCTTTGTTATTTCCAATATTAACTTTCAATTGTTATAATTAATTATAATTTTCTACTTTAAGCTTTTGGCCATTTTCTTAAAATAAATAGACAATTATGCCTCTGCTGGAATTATATTCCCGTCATCATCTATAGGATTTCCTTCATCATCCACTTTTACAATCTTTATATTATCTAAATGACCTTTAAGACTTTCCTTGAATTTGTCAATGTAAAGTCTTCTATATTTTTCTCTTTCTTTTTTTTCTTCTTCTGTTAATTCCCTCTCTTTTGATAACTTTGTAAATTCATTTATTTTTTTTACTATTTCATCCATCTTTTTCACCATTTTCCTTTCGTCTATCTATATCTATTTTATAAGTAAAGCTATTTTATTGTACCATATATTCGATACCTTTACAACTTGAGAAACTCTATTCTATTATGGTATACTTTGGATAGTAAATTAATCAAAAATGATAAAATCAATTATGCTGAAAAGTAAAATTAAAATAAACTAGGAGGTTTAAATATGTTCTGTACTTTAATTTGTTGTATGGACGGGAGATTTATACACATAATCAATGAATATATCAGGGAAAATTATCGTTATGAATACGTAGATACCATTACCGATGCAGGTCCTGTCAGTAAAATTGTCTATGATGACTATCTTAAATCTGTGGAGGATAAAATTGTACTTATTTCAATAAATAAACATAAATCTGACCATATTTTCGTTGCCGGTCATAGTGACTGTGCCGGTTGTCCAGCTGATGATGAAACACAAAAAGGATATATAAAAAAATCTGTTGCCATGATTCACGAACACTTACCTGAAATAGCTGTAACAGGTCTTTTTGTCACAGAAGACGGTAAAATGGAAGTTCTTATAGATTTTGTATAAATTTTATACTTCCAACTTTAATCATGAAAATTCAATGGATTTACAGGGCTTTCATCTACAATAATTTCATAATGCAGATGAGGTCCTGTTGACATTCCTGTATTTCCAGTTTCTGCCACCTTTTCTCCATCTGAAACTCTTTGACCTGCAACAACATCTATTTTACTTAAGTGGGCATATCGCACTTTTATTCCGTCACTTCCCTTAATTTCTACAAGATTTCCATAATTACCTCTTTTCCCGGCAAAAGTTACTATCCCCCTTATTCCAGCATATACAGGAGTTCCTAATGATACAGCAATATCCACTCCCCTATGAAATTTTACTGATTTTAGGACAGGATGATTCCTATTTCCAAATTTACTTGTTATTTTTCCAGATTTTACAGGCCACAAAATTTTCCCAAAATTGTTATTTCCAATAGTTTCATTCTGAATATTCTGAATTCTTTGAACTTCCTGATTATCTACAATATTCTTTACATTTATATTTTCAATTACATTTTCTTTTATACCAGATTTATAGTTTTTCTTATTTAGTCCATTAATATTTTTCAAATTTTCATTTGTATTAATATATGTGGGAGTATCTTTTATTTTGATTATTCTATTTTCTTTACTGCCTGCAAGTTCTTCTCCTGTTATTTTTATTATTCCCTGCACCTTTTCTACCTTATTTATTTTTTCATCTTCAGCTATTTCTTCTGCTTTTATTTCATATAATTTTTTTTCTTCAGTATTAATGGCATTTGTCAATTTTTCTTCTATATTTTCAGTAATTTCTTCTTCAAAATATCCACTATTTATATTAATTATCTGATTTATCTGAAATAATATAGAAAATAACAGTATGGCAATTACCATAATTCCTGCTATTTTTTCTATATCATATTGTAATTTTTTCCCTGTAATCTTAATTCCTGCCCCATTTATCATTTTCCTTCCCCTTTTTCCAGTATTATTATTTCCCTTTTATTTTTTTCTATTTCCTTTTCTTTCCTGTCGTTTTCACTCTTTAGCTTTTTCAATTTTTCTTCTTTTTCCCGTTTCTCCTCCTGTAAACTTCTTCTTTTCACAATTATGTTATTTCGCAGATGATTATTTGGATTTCCTATTATTTCCATCCCTTCTTCTATATCTTTCCCGAATATTTCTATCTTTTCTCCATTACTTATACCTAAGTATATTTCCTTTTCAGTAACTCTATTTTCACCATTAATCAAATAAATAAAAAATTTACTCTCATTTCCTTTTTTCTTCTGAACTACTGAACTTACCGGCACTGTAAGAACATTTTCCCTTTTCTGGTAATACAGATATATATCAAATATTTCATTTAATTTAAAATCTCCAGCTGAATTTACTAAAAATTCTAAAGTTTTAATATCTTTTATTCCTGTATCATTTATTTTATAAAGTGTTGCAGGAACTTTTTCTCCTTTTACCATCATATTTTCTACTTCTGCCCTATTTCCTGCATTCAGATATTCGTTCCGTGATAATTTCACAGGATCACTTACTATTTTCATATCACGATTTTTTACTAATAAAACAACCGGAAGATTTTTACTGTTTGTTCCTCCTTTTACAGCATTAATTTTTACTATATATCCATCTACAGGACTGACTACATTTCTCTGAATCAGGGCATCATTTTCCACAATTGTATTTAGGTCATCTTCGATAGCTTTTATTTCCCCTTTTATCTTCTGTAACTGATTTTTAACATCCATTCCAAGCTTGTATTCTTCTTCCAGAAATCTGAGCTGTGATTTTTTCCCCGCCAAAATCCTTTTTTTATCTTTCATTTGATTATCCACATCATTTTGTTTATAATCACTGAATTTTATTATTACATCCCCTTTTTTTACTTTATCCCCTTCTTTAAAATATATTTCATCAATTCCCAGCTGAATATCAATTCCAATAGCTATTAAATCTTTTGCTTCAGCTTTTCCCCTCATTTTTTCAAATATCTCAAGATTTTCCCTCCTTACCTTTTCCACTAAAAATTTTTCATTTATTCTTGGGGTGCAGGTACCTATCATTAGTAAAACTACAAGAATGAATATAGAAGGTAGCAACCATATAATACTGTCTTTACTATTTTTCATAACTAATGTTCCCCGTCAAAATATGATACTTCATTCAAATTATCCTCATATGGAAAATACTGTCTTTTTCCCAGATACAGCTGGTCATCCCTTCTCTGGACAGGGCATACAAAAAAGCCCCAGTTATTCATATCTGTATAGATAAAAAATCTTACTGTATCGTTTTGTATTGTATCTGTGTCATTTTGAGTTATTATTCCTTCAAATTTTGGCATTATTTCTTCTGCATCCTCTTCCACATAATCTGATTCATTTTTATAAATCATTTCCTTTTTGAGCTCATCTTCTGCATTATGCAAATATATTTTAAGCTCCATTGCTGATATCGATTTGTCTATATATCCTACAAGAATATCAGCTTTTCTTGAAGTTTGTAATATCACAAATTTTTCTCCATCATATTTTTCCACTTTCACTGAATAAGGTACTAAAGGAACTTCATTTTCAATATTTACATCCATATGGCCAAATCTCTTATAATCAAGATATTTTATAGCTCCGTCAAGACAGTTAAGTTTCAGTTCATAGTCATCCCTATGGCTTAACTCCTTGTATTCTATCATTTTTCCTGGAACGAATTCCTTCAGTACTTCCTGAAAGGTGTTTATCTTCGTAGATTGACCGCTCAATTTTATTAAAGAATATTCAAATAACAGCCCTTCATTATAATAGGTATTTAAAAATTTTCTTAACATTCCATATATATCTGATTTTACTATTTTTTCTATTTCCTTTATTGTAAATACTTCTTCAGGATAATCTGTTACTGTTTTAAAGATTCCTTTCCGCATTATATGTAATTTCCATGACTTTAACTGGGTTATATGTAAATCATTTACTTTTTCATATATTTTAGGTACATCAAATTTTGTTCTCAATCTGCTGTCAACTGTAAAAAATTCCTTTTTCATGTTTTCAGCCGCTTCCCATAGCATATAGAAATTATTTCTTATTTTTCTATATTCTTCACTCATTTTATTTTCAAATTTTGCAAATTTTGTTGGTATAATTTTTTCACATTTTTCATATTCCTCATCCATTTTTTCGAATATTTTTTCTGTCCCATATTCATCAATAACTTTATAAATCATATCATTGTCATATTTTATAAGTTCATCTATGGATATTAACCTGTTTTCAGAATACTTAGCTGCAAAAATTATTTTTAAATATTGCATTATTCTATATGTAAGATTATTTCCCCCAAAATTTTCATCTCCATTTTCAAAACTTGTCTTAATATCGAGATGATAGGATATTCTTCCATTTTCTATCCTGTATTTACATGCGGCAAGATCTGTAGTTCCTCCACCACAATCTATTATTAGGGCACTGTACTCTTTATTTTCAGTATATTTCCCCTTTTTTATCTGATTTTCTATTGTATTATAAAGTACTGCAATTGCTTCATCCATCGCATTTTTTCTTATTATTTCATATTCATATACTTTTTCTCCTCCAGTTTCCTTTGTAAAAATCTCCTGAAACATATTAAGAAACTGCTCCTTGAGTCTCACAGGACTCGAAGCATGAATTTTTTTAAACTTGCACTTAAAAGTATACTCCGCCCTCTCCACTACATATTTTAAATATGCCTTTATTATTTCCTTTCTTTTTACATATGCCGTATTTCCAAATCCATCAACAATTTTTTCTTCATCTTCATGATTATGAACCCATCTCTTAAGACCATAAAAAAGTGTCCCATTTACTATATAGTCATTCATTTCAAGTTTTCTGAGCACATCATATCCAAATGAATATTTTATATTTTCTGAACTACTGCAGTCATCTACATAAGCCAGTGTAGGAATTATTTCTCTGCTGTTTCTTTCTCCATCGTTAAACTTCACATAATTTATTTCATTTAATTTTATACTGCCATTTAATATATCATTTGTAGGAAGATTTTTTACATAGTTACTGTCTAGATATGCCCCCAATGCTGTATTTGCTGTTCCAAAATCTATACATAAAATTGTACTTGTTTCTTCAAGTTCCCTTACTTCAAAATTTTCAATATCAACTTTATAATAATCCAGTTTATACGGATATGTAGGTAATTCATTCTCATTTTTTATGTTATAAAATTTATTTATGAACTTTAATTCAGGCTCTTTAAAAAATAATAATGAAAATTTGTTATTTTTCAAATTTTCCACTCTGAAAAATTTCTTGTCAGACACTAAATAATAAGAATCTTTAGATTGTAAATCCTTTTCAAGCTGAAAAATACCACATAAATAATTATTCGCATTCACTAGGAAAGCATTTGCACTGCTTATATAATCAGGAAGTATTATTTTATAATTATCTTCCCTTGTCAGATTCAGTTCCTTATACATTATTATTTTATGAGGTATCTTTATTTTATTTTCGTGATGTATCCTCATACTTAATTTGTCATCAAACAAAGCCTGCAAATACGACAATCCATTTTCATTATAAATATTAATACAGTAATCAGGTTTTGCCCCTCTGTATTTTAAAAGTATATTTATCAAATCTTCCCTGTCAGGAGTATCAGCATATGCCTCTACAAGTTTTTCATCCTTTGCAATCTGATATATTTCATAGTATGATTTTCTTCTCAGTTCCTCTTCATAAAAAAGTCTCATTTTCCCCCCTAGTTTTTAACTTGTTAATTCTTTTTCCAGCTCTTCTATATTTTTATATCTTTCCTTTTTTTCCATATTCATTCCCTTTTCAATTATCCTTCTTATTTTTTCACTTACATAATCTTTATACATCAGTTCAGGATAATAAAATCTTTCCAATGAATCCATAGGTCTGTATTTATTCAGCATAAAATACAGTAATGCACACAAACTGTATACATCTGTTCTTCTATCAGTTTCCGCTTTTTGCGAGTACATTTCAAGCGGTGAATATCCAGGAGTCCATTTTAAACATCCTCTATTTTCCTCACTTAAGTTTTTACCTAATCCAAAATCTATTATTTTTATATTGTTATTAGCTTCCACTATTATATTTGAAGGCTTTAAATCCCTATGTATCACATTTTTCCCGTGTATTTTTTTTAATGCTTTTATGATTTTTAAAAATATTCCCAATATTTCCTCTTCAGTCAGTTCATTTTCCAAAATATACTGTTTCAGGCTTGAACCTTTACAATATTCCAAAAGCATATATTCTGTATTATTTTCTGTAAAATAATCTATCAGCTCCACTATATTTTCATCTTTAAATTTTCTTATCAGTTCTGATTCCTTCCTAAAATCATTTTTTATCATTTTAAATTTACTTTTATATTTTTCCGTAAACACTTTGCTATCCTCGTCTCTTATAACAATGTTTACAGGAAAACATTCCTTTACAATATATTTTCTATTATTATACAACACCATATAAATATTGGAAAAATTACTTTCAGCTACATATTTTATTATCTTGTATTTATTTTTCAATTTATAATTTAATGGTAACCTGTTCAATTTTATCCTTTCCATTCCTAAATATTTTTACAGCTGTTCTTTTTCCAGCTTTTTATTTCCATTACTGTCTCTTCCCAATATTTCCCAGTTTTTCTGAATTTCCTTTTCCAGACTTTCTATATTTGAATTTTCTTTCATCCTTCTATTTTTCATTTTTTTCCCAGAGTTTTTTCTAATATTTTTCTGTCTTCTATTTTTCGTTATTTCTTTATCCTTATTTTCTTCTATTTTATCTATTTTTCCCATATCTATATTTTCAGAATATTCTGTATCTATTTTTTCTGTTTCTATGCTATTTTCTGCTTTTAGAAGTTTTCTTTCATTTAATTTTATTGGAGTGGTCTTTGTTATTTCTAAATTATTTTTTATATTTCCTATATTTTCAGAATATTTTATCTGTTTTCCTGTAGCCATAAAAAAGAATAAAAATATCATCATTACCATAAAAAAACCTAATGGATTCCTATACTCTACATCTCTATACTGATCATACGAAACTGCTATTTCTTCATCTTTTAAATTCTCCACAAGAATTGATAAAAAAGGAACAACCATTTTTTTATCTTTTTCTTCCTTTTTTATCTTCAATGATAGAGTTTCTTCAACAATATTTCTATCTTTGAAATTTTTCAACATTTCACAAATTTCATATTCATCTATCAGTTTCCAGAACATTTCTGTTCCTATAAGAATATAATCATTTTCTTTTAGAATAACTTCCTTTATTTTATCTCCGTTTAATTCTTCAAACAATTTATTTTCTCTGAATATTTTTAACTTATTTCTTCCTACATTACCTGCTATCAGTTTATTTCCTTCAATCATAACAGTTAAAATTGATATATTTTCCAGTTTATTCCTATTTTCAGATATATTTTTCCATAATTCCTTTATAGCCTCATTCAAAAATTTATTTATATTTTCCACTGAAAAACTGTCATTTTTTAAATATTCCTCCACTACTTTTACCACTGCTGTTTTAGCCAAATTCTTTTTTAAAGAATCAACCCTTGACATGCACCACAATCCCTTGTTCCTATTTGGAAGAAAAGCTGAAAAAGTATTTTTTTCAGCCATTCTCTCATATTCTTCAAAAAAGAAGGTGGTGTACTTATTTTCTTTTTCCACAAATTCCCCTCCCAATTTCTATTCCTATTTCCAAAACTGCCACCATTTTTTATTAGTTTTTTTCTGGATTTTCTTTAATTTTTTATCTATTCTCTGCTCATCTTCTATATTTATATCTGATAGTTTTATATTTTCTTTAGCCTGTTCGTATTTTTTCTCAGCCTCTTTCCAGTTTTTATTTTTTGATTCCTTATCTCCTTCTTCTTCATACAGGAAAACTTCCGATCTTTTTATTTTTCTCTCTAAATATTCCAGTTTTAGCTGATTATTAAAATTACCTTCATTTTTCAAAGTTTCAAAGATTTTTTTTGCTTCTTCATATTTGGAAATACTTTCTAAATATCTTTTCAGAACATACATCTGATCCCCTTGTATTTCAAAATTAGTTGCACTTTCAATATCTCTCGATATTTTCTCCCTCTTTATTCTTTCCTGCTCTATTTCTTCTTCTTTTAACTGAATTTCCAGTTTTGACTGTTCCGACTGCTGGATAAACTCTTTTTCCTTTTCACTTTCATATTTTATAAATTCCTGAGTCTGATTTATAAATTTATCTACATTATTTACATTGTTACTGTCTTTAAGTTCCTGATACATTGTCCTTGCCTTTGTCAAAAGTGACAGTGCTTCTGAAGGATTATTTGATGTTATCTGATTTAAACCCTCCTGTACCATATTATTTGCTGTCTGTAATTTTGCCATCTGTCTTGAATTAAGTTCCTGTATTTTAGTATCTATTTCCTGACTCTTCACAGTATCTCCAAGAATCTGATAAGTTTCCCTTGCCTGATAGTAAGCTTCCCTTGACATATCCACATCTGAATGCGACAGTACATCACCCTTGTTTTCAGCCAGCAAGGCTCCATTATACGACTGCTTTTCCTTTTCATTTATTTCTCTTATTTTTTCTTCCATACTTGAAACGTAATCTGCTCTTCCATTTGCTAAATATATATCTGAAGCCATTTTATAGTTTTCTTTAGCAAGATTATAATTTCCTGATGTAAAAGCTGTGTCACCTGTTATTTCTAAATTTTTGGCTTCCTTTAACTTTGAAGTTGCTTCTATCCTGCTATTTATTTCAGAAAGAACTTCTTCTGTATTTACTTCATCCCTCTTATATGTATTCTGTTCAAGACTATATTTTGCTTCCTGATATTTTTTTGATGCTTCTTCATAATTTCCATTATTAAAAAATTCATTTCCTTCTCTTATATCACTGAAACCCTTCTTTAATTTTTCTGTATCCTTTATTTTATTTTTTGTTTCTTCTATTTTTCTATCCATTTCTTTTCTTCGTGCATCTGCATTTAGAAAAAATCCTATTACACCTCTGCTTTTAGGTTTTAATTTCTCATATTCTCCTATTACCAGCTCTAGCTCCTTTACCGAATTTTCAAAATTTTTCTTTATAAGTTCTTCTTCCGCCTGCTGTTCATAAACCGTCACTTTATTCATAATATCTTTTCGCTTCTTTACTTGCCATAATGTTAAAGTTAAAATTATTAAAATACTTGCTATTGCCACTAATGAAATTTTCATAAAAAATTTCCTGTTATTTTTTTCCATTGGTAAAGGTTCTGCAACAGCTTCTATTCCCACTGCAGCAAAAGTATAGTTTTCCACATTATCCCTTAAAGTTGCTATAACTTTTTTTTCAAGGGAAACTAACCATTTCTTACCTTCATCATATCTTGAAAGTTCCACTTCCATTTCTTTTTCATCAATATTTTCCCAAAAACCTATTGTTGTAAGGCAAAAAGTGTCCTTTTCCTGTAATATTACAGGAGTTTTCAGTATATTAGGTTTTATTTTCCCATAATCCCCTATTGCCTGAAGTAAATCATTCCTCTGTCTATGATATTTCAAATCCCCTGTATTTAAAGCTTCTTCCCCTACAAGTAACTGAGCAACTGTGTCATCACTGCTCTGTGAAATTACATATCCATTCCTTAAATGATAAAATCTCGTATTTCCAATATTTCCATATAACAACGCATTATAATTACTTATTACAATAAGAAGTGAAGTGTGCATCAATGAATATCTTTCTGTTTCAGTCTGCTTTTCCCTTACTTTTAAGTTTGCATACGACATTATTTCATTAATTATTTCTATATTAAATCCTGGGTGCAGCATAAAATATTCTATTGCAGATTCCACTGCCAGCCTTGCTGCCACATCTGCCCCTTCTTCTTCATCAAAACCGTCTGCCACTGCCCATATAGCATAATTATCTAACTGGATATACCCAAAATAGTCATTATTTTTATTTTTTGTACCTGCTTCACTGAAAAAAACTGTTGTAAATTTTGCTTCATTTTTTCTCATTTACCCCGCTCCTGATTTCCCTTTTATAATACCTCTTTTTTCGATTTTGATTTTTCCTTATTCCAGTCAAAATTTTCTCCGCATAAATTCACAAAAATAAACTTACTTTCTCCTATCTCAATTAAATTATATGCCTTTAATTCCCTTGTGTCATACAACGCTTCATTATCTATGTATATAAGACCATTTGCCTGGCCTGGCGTTATCATAAAAATTCTTTTTTTGGGATTATAGCTTATCGAGCAGTGATTTTTTCTTGAAATTGAATTATCCCCTGTTAACTGAATATCCATGTCATCTCCCCGCCCAATAAAATTTCTTTCACTGACTATACGGAAATCTTTTCCCTTTTCTGCCCCTTCAATACATGTCAACCAGCCAACAACCGGATCGATATTAACATCCTTTGACCAATATGCCATTGTTTTATCATCATCTTCCATTTCTTCAACCAGATTTATTTTATCTTCCTTTATTTCCAGATCCAGTCCTTCAGATTTACAGTATGGACATACAGCATATCTTGAAACATCATACATATGGCCATTTTTACATCTATCTAATTTCATTCTTTTCCCCCGTTTTTATCCTCTTATATTTTACTCATTATTTTAATAGCAGCTTTGTTGTTGCTAAATATATAATATCTCCTGACTCTACCTTTACAGGCGTATTCTTTTTTAGCTTAACTTTTCTTTTATCCCTTATTCTCTCAATTCCACTGCCATTCTGTGAACCTAAATCCTCATAATACCAGAGACCATTTACCCTATTTAATATCCCATGTGCCCTGCTCACAAGATTTCCATATACAGCTTCCCCAACATCAATATCCACCTTATTTCTAGGAGTTTTTTTCCCTAATAATAAAGAAGTTGCCCTACCTATTTTCCATACTTTAATATCATAGTCATCACAATTCTTCAATATTATATTTTCCAGCTGATTTTTTTCAAGCTGTTCAATATCTTTAACTTTTTCTAAAAATACATCATGTTCCTTAGTTCTTTCATTTTTTATTTCCCTTATTTCATTCTCAAAATTTACTTTTTCATTGAATCTTTCCACAATAAGAAGATACAATGTTATTGCTATAAATATAAAAATTGAAACATACATACTTTTTATAGAATATCCCGAAAAGTGAATATATACAAAAGTCATAAATAAAATTATTAAAATAATACTGTTTTTTAGATTAAAAAAATTTCTCTGTTTTTTACCTTTTGCTAAAAGTATCCGTTTTTCATATTTTTTAATGCCTCTATTTACCGACATCCCATCATTACTTTTATTTTCTGTCATTCCACCTGTTGTTTCTGACCTATTTACCAAATTTCTAAATCTGTTTAAATTTCCCCTTCTGATTACAAATCTTCTAAATAATCTTACTGGATTTAAAAAATACAATATATTTCTCATATTCCCCCTATTGAATTTTTTAGCTATTTCTTTTTCATCTTAAAAAAATCTTCAAAATTTCTTTCTATATTTTTCTTATATTTCTCTGAATTCTTCCTATTTACTTTATCAATATTTTCCACATTAAATCTGGAATTAAACATATTTTTTATGTCATCAGGCATAAAGGAAAAGCTGCTGGAAGTATTCCTATATTCATTGAAATTTCTTTTTTCCTTTTTAGAAGCCTTCAAATCTGGCTCTTTTCTCTTTTTATCGAATTCTTCTCTTTTTCTGTTATCTGATAATATTTCATATGCTTCAGAAATTTTTCTGAATTTTTCTGAAGCACTTTCATTATCAGGATTTCTGTCTGGATGATACTTAAAAGCTAATTTCCTATATTTTGATTTTATTTCATCTATTTTTGAATTCTCTGAAACCCCTAAAATTTCATAATAATCTTCTTTTATCCTTTACTACCTCCTTTCAAATTTATTTACCCCCTTTTATAAACCTCTTCCACTAACTATTCAATCGTTATCTTTTTAGGAATTATTCTTTTTTTCTCTTTTATAGTTCTTTCCTCCCCAAGATTTTCCAAAATCCTTAAAAGGTTCTCATAAAGCTCTTCATTAGTATAATCTTCATTTGTATTACCTAATTTTCTGTTTATATATGCTGTTATTACTTCCCTTTCAATAATTTCCCCCTGCAAACAGCTATTATAAAAATTAATATCAAATATATCAAGATTTTCCTTTTTAGAAGCTTCCATACCCCATAATTTTAATATTTCCGGATGTAAGGTTCCTTTCTCATTTTTGGAAGAATATTTTACATTTATTATTTCAAGCAAATTGAAATCTCTTCTCAAATCCTTAAAATCTTTATAATCATTTCTCAATTCTGCACCTGTTCTAGTTATAAACCTAGTTATTTCTATTTCATTATCCAGAATTTTTTCTTCCTCTGTAAGTATAAATTCTCCCCTTCTTATATAATATTTTTTATCTTCTATATCTGAAATAAGCCTCAATTTCAATATATATTTATTTTCAACCTCCGGCATTGGAAAAATATAATCTTCTCTCATTCTATAAATATTTTTCCCATATTTTGCTATTCCTCCAGTTATTTTTACTTCTCTCTTTTCTGTATCACTTACTATTTCAAATCCCTTAATTATTCCATTTTTTCTGTCCATATACATGAGATTCAGCATTTCTTCAGGATTATCCCTAAGTAAGTCCAGTTCTTTTTTATCTATCAGTTCTCCCCTTTTAAATATGGGGTATCTATTTTCAAACATTCTCTTAACCCCAGTCTATATTGTATAGTTATTTAACAGGACTGTCTTTGAAAATATATCTTCTCAAAGACATCCCGTTTCATTTGGTTATGCCTCCTGTGAAGCATAACCTCCTTCA
This portion of the Leptotrichia sp. oral taxon 215 str. W9775 genome encodes:
- a CDS encoding PP2C family serine/threonine-protein phosphatase; translated protein: MRKNEAKFTTVFFSEAGTKNKNNDYFGYIQLDNYAIWAVADGFDEEEGADVAARLAVESAIEYFMLHPGFNIEIINEIMSYANLKVREKQTETERYSLMHTSLLIVISNYNALLYGNIGNTRFYHLRNGYVISQSSDDTVAQLLVGEEALNTGDLKYHRQRNDLLQAIGDYGKIKPNILKTPVILQEKDTFCLTTIGFWENIDEKEMEVELSRYDEGKKWLVSLEKKVIATLRDNVENYTFAAVGIEAVAEPLPMEKNNRKFFMKISLVAIASILIILTLTLWQVKKRKDIMNKVTVYEQQAEEELIKKNFENSVKELELVIGEYEKLKPKSRGVIGFFLNADARRKEMDRKIEETKNKIKDTEKLKKGFSDIREGNEFFNNGNYEEASKKYQEAKYSLEQNTYKRDEVNTEEVLSEINSRIEATSKLKEAKNLEITGDTAFTSGNYNLAKENYKMASDIYLANGRADYVSSMEEKIREINEKEKQSYNGALLAENKGDVLSHSDVDMSREAYYQARETYQILGDTVKSQEIDTKIQELNSRQMAKLQTANNMVQEGLNQITSNNPSEALSLLTKARTMYQELKDSNNVNNVDKFINQTQEFIKYESEKEKEFIQQSEQSKLEIQLKEEEIEQERIKREKISRDIESATNFEIQGDQMYVLKRYLESISKYEEAKKIFETLKNEGNFNNQLKLEYLERKIKRSEVFLYEEEGDKESKNKNWKEAEKKYEQAKENIKLSDINIEDEQRIDKKLKKIQKKTNKKWWQFWK
- a CDS encoding FHA domain-containing protein produces the protein MKLDRCKNGHMYDVSRYAVCPYCKSEGLDLEIKEDKINLVEEMEDDDKTMAYWSKDVNIDPVVGWLTCIEGAEKGKDFRIVSERNFIGRGDDMDIQLTGDNSISRKNHCSISYNPKKRIFMITPGQANGLIYIDNEALYDTRELKAYNLIEIGESKFIFVNLCGENFDWNKEKSKSKKEVL
- a CDS encoding FHA domain-containing protein encodes the protein MRNILYFLNPVRLFRRFVIRRGNLNRFRNLVNRSETTGGMTENKSNDGMSVNRGIKKYEKRILLAKGKKQRNFFNLKNSIILIILFMTFVYIHFSGYSIKSMYVSIFIFIAITLYLLIVERFNEKVNFENEIREIKNERTKEHDVFLEKVKDIEQLEKNQLENIILKNCDDYDIKVWKIGRATSLLLGKKTPRNKVDIDVGEAVYGNLVSRAHGILNRVNGLWYYEDLGSQNGSGIERIRDKRKVKLKKNTPVKVESGDIIYLATTKLLLK